From the genome of Chania multitudinisentens RB-25, one region includes:
- the aceF gene encoding pyruvate dehydrogenase complex dihydrolipoyllysine-residue acetyltransferase, protein MSIEINVPDIGADEVEITEILVKVGDKVEVEQSLITVEGDKASMEVPSPQAGVVKEIKVAVGDKTETGKLLMIFEAAGAAPAAKAEETPAAAPVAAAAASAAKDVAVPDIGDDEVEVTEVMVKVGDKVAAEQSLITVEGDKASMEVPAPFAGTVKEIKISTGAKVKTGSLIMVFEVEGAAPTAASAPAPQAEAAPAPAKQEEKAVAPAAAADKGEFTENDAYVHATPVIRRLAREFGVNLAKVKGTGRKGRILREDVQAYVKDAVKRAESAPTATGGGLPGMLPWPKVDFSKFGEIEEVEMGRIQKISGANLSRNWVMIPHVTHFDKTDITDLEAFRKQQNLEAEKRKLDVKFTPVVFIMKAVAAALEQMPRFNSSLSEDGQKLTLKKYINIGVAVDTPNGLVVPVFKDVNKKGIVELSRELMAISKKARDGKLTAGEMQGGCFTISSLGGIGTTHFAPIVNAPEVAILGVSKSAMEPVWNGKEFTPRLMMPMSLSFDHRVIDGADGARFITIINNTLADIRRLVM, encoded by the coding sequence ATGTCTATCGAAATCAATGTGCCGGACATCGGTGCAGACGAAGTTGAGATCACCGAGATCCTGGTGAAGGTTGGCGATAAAGTTGAGGTTGAACAATCGCTGATCACTGTGGAAGGTGACAAAGCCTCCATGGAAGTACCCTCCCCGCAGGCGGGCGTGGTGAAAGAGATCAAAGTCGCCGTGGGTGACAAAACGGAAACCGGCAAACTGCTGATGATCTTTGAAGCCGCGGGTGCTGCACCTGCCGCTAAAGCAGAAGAAACACCGGCTGCAGCTCCGGTAGCCGCTGCTGCGGCCAGCGCAGCCAAAGACGTTGCCGTACCAGATATTGGTGATGATGAAGTTGAAGTGACCGAAGTGATGGTGAAAGTGGGCGATAAAGTTGCCGCTGAGCAGTCACTGATCACCGTTGAAGGTGATAAAGCTTCTATGGAAGTGCCAGCACCATTCGCGGGTACGGTAAAAGAGATCAAAATCAGCACCGGCGCTAAAGTGAAAACCGGCTCCCTGATTATGGTGTTTGAGGTAGAAGGTGCCGCTCCAACTGCTGCTTCCGCTCCCGCTCCGCAAGCCGAAGCCGCGCCAGCCCCGGCCAAGCAAGAAGAGAAGGCGGTTGCTCCGGCTGCCGCCGCAGATAAAGGTGAATTCACCGAGAACGATGCTTACGTTCATGCCACACCAGTGATCCGCCGCTTGGCGCGTGAGTTCGGTGTAAACCTGGCGAAAGTGAAAGGCACTGGCCGTAAAGGCCGTATCCTGCGCGAAGACGTTCAGGCTTATGTGAAAGATGCAGTTAAACGCGCTGAATCAGCCCCCACAGCAACCGGTGGCGGCTTGCCAGGCATGCTGCCATGGCCGAAGGTGGACTTCAGCAAGTTTGGTGAAATCGAAGAAGTTGAAATGGGCCGTATCCAGAAAATCTCTGGTGCCAACCTGAGCCGTAACTGGGTGATGATCCCACATGTGACTCATTTCGACAAAACGGATATCACCGATCTGGAAGCGTTCCGTAAGCAGCAGAACCTGGAAGCGGAGAAACGTAAGCTGGATGTGAAATTCACACCGGTGGTGTTTATCATGAAAGCCGTTGCTGCCGCTTTGGAGCAGATGCCGCGTTTCAACAGTTCTCTGTCCGAAGATGGCCAGAAGTTGACGCTGAAAAAATACATCAACATCGGCGTAGCAGTGGATACGCCAAATGGTCTGGTGGTTCCGGTGTTCAAAGATGTGAATAAGAAAGGCATCGTTGAACTGTCTCGTGAACTGATGGCTATCTCCAAAAAAGCGCGTGACGGTAAGTTGACCGCAGGCGAAATGCAGGGCGGTTGTTTTACCATCTCTAGCCTGGGTGGTATCGGGACTACTCACTTTGCGCCAATTGTTAATGCGCCGGAAGTGGCGATTTTGGGCGTCTCCAAATCTGCTATGGAGCCTGTCTGGAACGGTAAAGAGTTTACGCCGCGCTTGATGATGCCAATGTCGCTTTCCTTCGATCACCGTGTGATTGATGGTGCTGACGGTGCGCGCTTTATCACCATTATCAACAACACGTTGGCTGATATTCGCCGTCTGGTGATGTAA
- the lpdA gene encoding dihydrolipoyl dehydrogenase, producing the protein MSTEIKTQVVVLGAGPAGYSAAFRCADLGLETVLVERYSTLGGVCLNVGCIPSKALLHVAKVIEEAKALAEHGIVFGAPKTDIDKVRIWKEKVINQLTGGLAGMAKGRKVKVVNGQGKFTGANTLVVEGENGATTINFDNAIIAAGSRPIQLPFIPHDDPRVWDSTDALALKSVPERMLVMGGGIIGLEMGTVYHALGSQIDVVEMFDQVIPAADKDVVKVFTKRISKQFNLMLETKVTAVEAREDGIYVTMEGKKAPAEPQRYDAVLVAIGRVPNGKLLDAGKAGVEVDERGFIHVDKQLRTNMPHIFAIGDIVGQPMLAHKGVHEGHVAAEVIAGMKHYFDPKVIPSIAYTEPEVAWVGLTEKEAKEKGISYETATFPWAASGRAIASDCADGMTKLIFDKETHRVIGGAIVGTNGGELLGEIGLAIEMGCDAEDIALTIHAHPTLHESVGLAAEIYEGSITDLPNPKAKKK; encoded by the coding sequence ATGAGTACTGAAATTAAAACTCAGGTCGTGGTACTTGGGGCAGGCCCGGCAGGTTACTCTGCTGCTTTTCGTTGCGCTGATTTAGGTCTTGAAACTGTTCTGGTTGAACGTTACTCCACTCTGGGGGGGGTTTGCCTGAACGTGGGGTGTATCCCTTCCAAAGCATTACTGCACGTAGCCAAAGTGATCGAAGAAGCCAAAGCGTTGGCTGAGCATGGTATCGTTTTCGGTGCGCCGAAAACCGACATCGACAAAGTGCGCATCTGGAAAGAAAAAGTCATCAATCAGCTGACCGGCGGTCTGGCGGGGATGGCGAAAGGCCGTAAAGTGAAAGTGGTCAACGGCCAAGGTAAATTCACTGGTGCTAACACTTTGGTTGTTGAAGGCGAAAATGGTGCCACTACCATTAACTTCGACAACGCCATCATCGCTGCTGGCTCTCGTCCAATCCAATTGCCATTCATTCCTCATGACGATCCTCGCGTGTGGGATTCCACCGATGCACTGGCGCTGAAATCTGTTCCAGAACGTATGCTGGTAATGGGTGGCGGTATCATCGGCCTGGAAATGGGCACCGTATACCATGCCCTGGGTTCACAGATCGACGTGGTTGAAATGTTTGATCAGGTGATCCCAGCGGCTGACAAAGACGTGGTGAAAGTTTTCACCAAACGTATCAGCAAGCAGTTCAACCTGATGCTGGAAACCAAAGTGACGGCAGTAGAAGCTAGAGAAGACGGCATTTACGTCACGATGGAAGGCAAAAAAGCTCCAGCAGAACCACAGCGTTACGACGCAGTGCTGGTGGCGATTGGCCGCGTGCCGAACGGTAAACTGCTGGATGCGGGCAAAGCCGGCGTGGAAGTTGATGAGCGTGGCTTTATCCATGTCGACAAGCAGTTGCGTACCAACATGCCGCACATCTTCGCTATCGGCGATATCGTCGGCCAGCCGATGTTAGCGCACAAGGGTGTGCATGAAGGCCATGTTGCGGCAGAAGTTATCGCTGGCATGAAGCACTACTTCGATCCAAAAGTGATCCCATCGATTGCTTATACTGAACCCGAAGTAGCCTGGGTTGGCCTGACCGAGAAAGAAGCGAAAGAGAAAGGTATCAGCTATGAAACCGCTACCTTCCCGTGGGCGGCTTCTGGCCGTGCCATCGCTTCTGATTGCGCAGACGGCATGACCAAGCTGATTTTCGACAAAGAAACTCATCGTGTGATTGGTGGGGCAATTGTTGGCACCAACGGCGGCGAACTGCTGGGTGAAATCGGTCTGGCGATCGAGATGGGTTGTGACGCAGAAGATATCGCGCTGACCATCCATGCTCACCCAACTCTGCATGAGTCCGTGGGCTTGGCAGCCGAGATCTACGAAGGCAGCATTACCGATCTGCCAAACCCGAAAGCCAAGAAAAAGTAA